In Janthinobacterium sp. J1-1, a single genomic region encodes these proteins:
- a CDS encoding CbiX/SirB N-terminal domain-containing protein yields MTTTTTRQALILFAHGARAASWAAPFERLRELTQARMPGTAVQLAFLELMTPRLPELIATLLAELPDGAVLDATVVPVFLGQGGHVLRDLPLLVDELRQAHPQLRLKVVEAVGENASVLAAIADYCVAAPGQS; encoded by the coding sequence ATGACGACGACAACGACACGGCAGGCGCTGATCCTGTTCGCCCATGGCGCGCGCGCCGCTTCCTGGGCCGCACCGTTCGAACGCCTGCGCGAGCTGACCCAGGCACGCATGCCCGGCACCGCCGTGCAGCTGGCCTTTCTTGAACTGATGACGCCGCGCCTGCCGGAACTGATTGCCACCTTGCTGGCCGAGCTGCCTGACGGCGCGGTACTGGACGCCACCGTGGTGCCGGTGTTCCTGGGCCAGGGCGGCCATGTGCTGCGCGACCTGCCGCTGCTGGTGGACGAATTGCGCCAGGCGCACCCGCAACTGCGCCTGAAGGTGGTCGAGGCGGTCGGCGAAAACGCCAGCGTGCTGGCGGCGATTGCCGATTACTGCGTGGCCGCCCCCGGCCAATCTTGA
- the cobA gene encoding uroporphyrinogen-III C-methyltransferase, producing the protein MNHSTSLPGKVYLIGAGPGAQDLMTLRGARLLAQADVVLHDALVTSEMLELCPQAKKILVGKRCGQLSTAQAFINKQLVDHARKYAVVVRLKGGDPMLFGRADEELRALEEAGIAVEVVPGITTALAAAAATQQPLTKRGVSRSVAFFTSSTAPGESEQTAVPDCDTLVQYMGGREAIATAQRLLAQGRSATTPVVVIENCSRPEQRIARMTLSQLALGLGDKHGPVLVMLGEAMAMRAHQASAPDLGSAVFTDFKVSNY; encoded by the coding sequence ATGAACCACTCCACATCTCTCCCGGGCAAGGTCTACCTGATCGGCGCCGGCCCCGGCGCGCAAGACCTGATGACCTTGCGCGGCGCGCGCCTGCTGGCGCAAGCCGACGTGGTGCTGCACGACGCACTCGTGACCAGTGAGATGCTGGAGCTGTGTCCGCAGGCGAAAAAGATCCTGGTCGGCAAGCGCTGCGGCCAGCTGTCGACGGCGCAGGCGTTCATCAACAAGCAGCTGGTCGACCATGCGCGCAAATACGCGGTCGTCGTGCGGCTGAAAGGCGGCGACCCGATGCTGTTCGGCCGTGCCGACGAGGAATTGCGCGCGCTGGAAGAAGCCGGTATCGCCGTGGAAGTGGTGCCCGGCATTACCACCGCGCTGGCCGCCGCCGCCGCCACCCAGCAACCGCTGACCAAACGGGGCGTGTCGCGCAGCGTGGCGTTTTTTACATCCAGCACGGCGCCCGGCGAATCCGAGCAGACGGCGGTGCCGGACTGCGACACCCTGGTGCAATACATGGGCGGACGCGAAGCGATCGCCACCGCGCAACGTTTGCTGGCGCAGGGCCGCAGTGCGACGACACCTGTGGTGGTGATTGAAAACTGCAGCCGGCCGGAACAGCGCATCGCGCGCATGACCCTGTCGCAGCTGGCGCTGGGCCTGGGCGACAAGCACGGCCCCGTGCTGGTGATGCTGGGCGAGGCGATGGCGATGCGCGCGCACCAGGCCAGTGCCCCGGATCTGGGTAGCGCCGTTTTTACCGACTTTAAAGTCAGTAACTATTGA
- the cysD gene encoding sulfate adenylyltransferase subunit CysD, with translation MSNILNQRHLDSLESEAIHIMREVAAESANPALLFSGGKDSVVLLRLAEKAFRPGKFPFPLVHIDTGHNFPEVITFRDKKVAELGERLIVGSVEDSIQRGTVRLRNPATDSRNAAQAVTLLETIAEHKFDACIGGARRDEEKARAKERIFSFRDEFGAWDPKAQRPELWDLYNTRVHPGENMRVFPISNWTELDVWQYIAREKLELPPIYFAHERQVIPRNGLLVPLTDLTPPREGETVETQVVRFRTVGDISCTCPVSSDAATVDAIIAETAITQITERGATRMDDQTSEASMEKRKKAGYF, from the coding sequence ATGAGCAATATTTTGAACCAGCGCCATCTCGACAGCCTTGAGTCGGAAGCCATCCACATCATGCGGGAAGTGGCGGCCGAGTCGGCCAACCCCGCGCTGCTGTTTTCGGGCGGCAAGGATTCCGTGGTCCTGCTGCGTTTGGCGGAAAAAGCTTTCCGTCCAGGCAAATTCCCGTTCCCGCTGGTGCATATCGACACCGGCCATAACTTCCCGGAAGTCATTACCTTCCGTGACAAGAAAGTGGCGGAACTGGGCGAACGCCTGATCGTCGGCTCGGTGGAAGATTCCATCCAGCGCGGCACGGTGCGCCTGCGCAACCCGGCGACGGACTCGCGCAATGCGGCGCAAGCCGTGACCCTGCTGGAAACCATCGCCGAACACAAGTTTGACGCCTGCATCGGCGGCGCCCGCCGCGACGAGGAAAAAGCCCGCGCCAAGGAACGCATCTTCTCGTTCCGCGACGAATTCGGCGCCTGGGACCCGAAAGCCCAGCGTCCGGAACTGTGGGATCTGTATAACACCCGCGTCCATCCCGGCGAAAACATGCGCGTGTTCCCGATCTCGAACTGGACCGAGTTGGACGTGTGGCAATATATCGCCCGCGAAAAACTGGAACTGCCGCCGATCTACTTTGCGCACGAGCGCCAGGTGATCCCGCGCAATGGCCTGCTGGTGCCGCTGACCGACCTGACGCCGCCGCGCGAAGGCGAAACGGTGGAAACGCAAGTGGTGCGCTTCCGTACCGTCGGCGATATCTCGTGCACCTGCCCCGTGTCGTCCGATGCGGCCACGGTGGACGCCATCATCGCCGAAACGGCAATCACGCAAATCACGGAGCGCGGCGCCACCCGCATGGACGACCAGACCTCCGAAGCCTCGATGGAAAAACGCAAGAAAGCAGGGTATTTCTGA
- a CDS encoding GTP-binding protein: protein MNAAVLNTTSSDSLERGMLRFITAGSVDDGKSTLIGRLLFDSKGIFADQLDAMSRSKHKRTVGDTVDLSLLTDGLEAEREQGITIDVAYRYFATPKRKFIIADTPGHEQYTRNMVTGASTADAVIILIDVSKVKLGDDGSVELLIQTKRHSTIAHLLQIEHVVVAVNKMDLVDYDETVYNRIVAAYREFAQSLGLKDITPIPLSALTGDNVVERGDKLGWYTGPTLIELLESLSVYDESHDAPFRFPVQLVARHNGHEANDFRGYMGRIEAGKVSIGDTLVVQPSGQTATVKDIVTLDGSLQSAVVGQSVTLLLNEYLDISRGDLLAGADRPATLLKQVVADVCWLSEDALDLRRKYWIKHGTRQTAAKVTAIDTLLDINTQQRHPAEGLKLNDIARISLNVQQPLAADAYADIRATGAFILIDEVTHQTVAAGMIRID, encoded by the coding sequence ATGAACGCAGCAGTTTTGAACACCACTTCCTCCGACAGCCTGGAGCGCGGCATGCTGCGCTTTATCACGGCCGGTTCCGTCGATGACGGCAAGAGCACCCTGATCGGCCGTTTGCTGTTCGACAGCAAGGGCATCTTCGCCGACCAGCTCGACGCCATGTCGCGCTCCAAGCACAAGCGCACGGTCGGCGACACGGTCGACCTGTCCTTGCTGACGGACGGCCTGGAAGCCGAGCGCGAACAAGGCATCACGATCGACGTCGCCTACCGTTACTTCGCCACCCCGAAACGCAAGTTCATCATCGCCGACACGCCGGGCCACGAGCAATACACGCGCAACATGGTTACCGGCGCTTCGACCGCCGACGCCGTCATCATCCTGATCGACGTGTCGAAAGTCAAACTCGGCGACGACGGCAGCGTGGAATTGCTGATCCAGACCAAGCGCCATTCGACGATTGCCCACCTGCTGCAGATCGAGCACGTGGTGGTCGCCGTCAACAAGATGGACCTGGTCGATTACGACGAAACGGTGTACAACCGCATCGTCGCCGCCTACCGCGAATTCGCCCAGTCGCTGGGCCTGAAGGACATCACGCCGATTCCATTGTCGGCATTGACCGGCGACAACGTGGTCGAGCGCGGCGACAAGCTGGGCTGGTACACCGGCCCGACCCTGATCGAGCTGCTGGAGTCCCTGTCCGTCTACGACGAATCGCACGACGCGCCGTTCCGCTTCCCGGTGCAACTGGTGGCGCGCCACAACGGCCACGAAGCGAACGACTTCCGCGGCTACATGGGCCGCATCGAAGCGGGCAAGGTCAGCATCGGCGACACGCTGGTGGTGCAGCCTTCGGGCCAGACGGCCACCGTCAAGGATATCGTCACCCTGGACGGCTCCTTGCAAAGCGCCGTGGTGGGCCAGTCGGTGACCTTGCTGCTGAACGAATACCTCGATATTTCGCGCGGCGACCTGCTGGCCGGCGCCGACCGTCCTGCCACCTTGCTCAAGCAGGTAGTGGCCGACGTCTGCTGGCTGTCGGAAGACGCGCTCGACCTGCGCCGCAAATACTGGATCAAGCACGGCACGCGCCAGACGGCCGCCAAGGTGACGGCGATCGACACCCTGCTCGACATCAATACGCAGCAGCGCCATCCGGCCGAAGGCCTGAAGCTGAACGATATCGCCCGCATCAGCCTGAACGTGCAGCAGCCGCTGGCGGCCGACGCGTATGCCGATATCCGCGCCACCGGCGCCTTTATCCTGATCGATGAAGTCACCCACCAAACCGTTGCTGCCGGAATGATCCGCATCGACTGA
- the lptF gene encoding LPS export ABC transporter permease LptF, translating into MIFQRALRRELASAAGATFTVLFSILLTWMLIGILGKAAGGKVASADVMSLMLFSSLMQLPTILILTGFISVLMVVTRSYKESEMVVWFASGLSLSRWIAPVLSFGLPLVVAIGALSLYATPWAQQKSDAYVARFEKREDLQKVTPGQFRESAGSNRIFFVEGVSGEKNVVQNVFVNTVDAKGSAVVVVAKEGVINTDAAGSRFLVLKEGRRYQGIPTQADFQTMEFEQYIMRIESKQQELGADLGVRAMSTMALIAANNQFTMAELMWRVSAPLIALLLILLAIPLGFVNPRAGSSANLIVALLIFFSYSNLTKVIEASVKQGRLSFGMAWWPLHLLALLAVVALFAWRLNVNHRYHPLVLLASFKRARCAGKQSKADTK; encoded by the coding sequence ATGATCTTTCAACGTGCCCTTCGACGTGAATTGGCTAGTGCCGCCGGGGCCACCTTCACTGTTTTATTCAGTATCCTGCTCACCTGGATGCTGATCGGTATCCTCGGCAAGGCCGCCGGCGGCAAAGTCGCGTCGGCCGACGTCATGTCGCTGATGCTGTTTTCCTCGCTGATGCAGCTGCCCACCATTTTGATACTGACCGGTTTCATCTCGGTGCTGATGGTCGTCACGCGCAGCTACAAGGAATCCGAAATGGTGGTGTGGTTCGCCTCGGGCCTGAGCCTGTCGCGCTGGATCGCGCCGGTGCTCAGCTTCGGCCTGCCGCTGGTGGTGGCCATCGGCGCCCTGAGCCTGTACGCCACGCCGTGGGCGCAGCAGAAAAGCGATGCCTACGTGGCGCGCTTTGAAAAGCGCGAAGACCTGCAGAAAGTCACGCCCGGCCAGTTCCGCGAATCGGCCGGCAGCAACCGCATCTTCTTTGTCGAAGGCGTCAGCGGCGAGAAAAACGTGGTGCAGAACGTGTTCGTCAACACCGTCGACGCCAAGGGCAGCGCGGTGGTGGTGGTCGCCAAGGAAGGCGTGATCAATACCGACGCCGCCGGCAGCCGCTTCCTGGTGCTGAAGGAAGGGCGCCGCTACCAGGGCATCCCGACCCAGGCCGACTTCCAGACCATGGAATTCGAACAGTACATCATGCGCATCGAAAGCAAGCAGCAGGAACTGGGCGCCGACCTGGGCGTGCGCGCCATGAGCACCATGGCGCTGATCGCCGCCAACAACCAGTTCACCATGGCCGAACTGATGTGGCGCGTCAGCGCGCCGCTGATCGCGCTGCTGCTGATCCTGCTGGCCATTCCGCTGGGCTTCGTCAATCCGCGCGCCGGCAGTTCGGCCAACCTGATCGTGGCGCTGTTGATCTTCTTCAGCTACAGCAACCTGACCAAGGTCATCGAGGCAAGCGTGAAGCAGGGCCGTCTGAGCTTCGGCATGGCCTGGTGGCCGCTGCACCTGCTGGCGCTGCTGGCCGTGGTGGCGCTGTTCGCCTGGCGCCTGAATGTGAATCACCGCTATCATCCGCTGGTCCTGCTGGCGTCCTTCAAGCGCGCGCGCTGCGCCGGCAAACAGAGTAAGGCGGACACCAAATGA
- a CDS encoding Stealth CR1 domain-containing protein: MNGPVDIVYLWVDGQDPAWRARHRAAYAQWAIQHPGQLALHGNVAGRYRDNGELRYNLRALERFFPDHGHVYLVTDRQVPSWLRAGAGLTVIDHRQLMPAFALPVFDSAHIESYLHHIPGLAERFLYLNDDVFLGQPFDAGYWFGDGLRVYLEEAVVCLPAQVRADVAAPVNCAVLSRDWLGARDPGYRHEPRLFAHAPRPMLKSAMQTLERQAPELFAQVRSTVFRSWRAPALLPDLVPRWMVEQGLARSDVLDPLHIASGDADAPARLAQLRERFGSLPFFCINDTCDEAEDDDPRLARVAATLRQLLPQPSRFEQAVSQPS, encoded by the coding sequence TTGAACGGGCCGGTCGATATCGTCTACCTGTGGGTGGACGGGCAGGACCCGGCCTGGCGCGCGCGCCACCGCGCCGCTTATGCGCAGTGGGCGATACAACACCCTGGCCAGCTGGCCCTGCATGGCAATGTGGCGGGGCGCTACCGCGACAACGGCGAGCTGCGCTACAACCTGCGCGCACTCGAGCGCTTCTTTCCCGATCATGGCCATGTGTATCTGGTGACCGACCGGCAAGTGCCATCATGGCTGCGCGCCGGCGCTGGCTTGACCGTGATCGACCACCGCCAGCTGATGCCGGCGTTCGCCTTGCCCGTGTTCGACTCGGCCCATATCGAATCGTATCTGCATCATATTCCCGGCCTGGCCGAGCGGTTTTTATATCTGAATGACGATGTGTTCCTGGGCCAGCCGTTCGACGCCGGATACTGGTTTGGCGACGGCCTGCGCGTGTACCTGGAAGAAGCGGTGGTGTGTTTGCCGGCGCAAGTGCGCGCTGACGTGGCGGCGCCCGTCAATTGCGCGGTGCTGTCGCGCGACTGGCTGGGTGCGCGCGACCCTGGTTATCGCCACGAGCCGCGCCTGTTTGCGCATGCGCCGCGGCCGATGCTGAAAAGTGCCATGCAGACGCTGGAGCGGCAGGCTCCCGAACTGTTTGCCCAGGTGCGTTCCACCGTGTTCCGTTCCTGGCGCGCGCCGGCCCTGCTGCCCGACCTGGTGCCGCGCTGGATGGTGGAGCAGGGCCTGGCGCGCAGCGACGTGCTCGATCCGCTGCATATCGCCAGTGGCGACGCGGATGCACCGGCGCGGCTGGCGCAGCTGCGCGAACGGTTCGGCAGCTTGCCGTTTTTCTGCATTAACGATACCTGCGACGAGGCAGAGGATGATGACCCGCGCCTGGCGCGGGTGGCGGCGACCTTGCGGCAGTTGCTGCCGCAGCCGTCGCGCTTCGAACAGGCTGTCAGCCAGCCTTCCTGA
- a CDS encoding DUF934 domain-containing protein, which produces MFEVREEIIKNAAVVPNDWGLLRLDEGDTPESVVVPEGKAIVPLLVWQAQREALAARLPDIGVWLAGDERPEELADVIAQLAVIAIDFPKFTDGRGYSIAFNLRARLGYKGELRAIGDVLRDQLFSMHRVGFDAYATRPDRSIHDALKGLSVFSETYQASWDQKSPLFRRHHREGQNPDLDNAAGI; this is translated from the coding sequence ATGTTTGAAGTACGCGAAGAAATCATCAAGAACGCCGCAGTAGTGCCGAATGACTGGGGCCTGCTGCGCCTGGACGAGGGCGACACGCCGGAGTCCGTGGTTGTGCCTGAAGGCAAGGCCATCGTGCCGCTGCTGGTGTGGCAAGCCCAGCGCGAGGCGCTCGCCGCCCGCCTGCCGGACATCGGCGTGTGGCTGGCCGGCGACGAGCGTCCGGAAGAACTCGCCGATGTGATCGCCCAACTGGCCGTGATCGCGATCGACTTTCCGAAATTTACCGATGGCCGCGGCTATTCGATCGCTTTTAATCTGCGCGCCCGCCTCGGCTACAAAGGCGAGCTGCGCGCCATCGGCGACGTGCTGCGCGACCAGCTGTTCTCGATGCACCGCGTGGGCTTTGACGCCTATGCGACGCGACCGGACCGCAGCATCCATGACGCACTGAAAGGACTGTCCGTGTTTTCGGAAACCTACCAGGCCTCGTGGGACCAGAAATCGCCGCTGTTCCGCCGCCACCACCGCGAAGGCCAGAATCCCGACCTCGACAACGCGGCCGGCATCTGA
- the lptG gene encoding LPS export ABC transporter permease LptG produces MKILQRYFAVSIFQAVFFVLLAFLALQAFIDLTGELPKVGRNGYTIQYAFFYVLVLVPGHVYEVMPIAALIGTIYTMAQFAASSEFTIMRASSMSTAMAAGFLLRIGVVFVVITFLFGEFVTPYTEPLAERLKLTSRGTSVSSEFRSGLWTKDMIKSDGLTGTVTGSRFFNVGEARPDGQLKNVKLYEFDTTMRLRTMTVAASAIYQGNNVWRLSDVTETAFSNSAATTPGYEPKLQNYYGQETSLVRTVKSATKDMVSEVTPKILTVSASDPERMSASELAVYTRHLAENKQETERFRIAFWKKLIDPLAIFVLMALALPFAYMHTRSGGVSLKIFIGIMIGVSFMLVNTLFSHLGLLSTWPALLTAAAPSVLYLFAALIMLWWVERH; encoded by the coding sequence ATGAAGATCCTGCAGCGCTATTTTGCGGTTTCGATATTCCAGGCGGTGTTCTTCGTGCTGCTCGCCTTTCTGGCGCTGCAGGCCTTCATCGACCTGACGGGCGAGCTGCCCAAGGTCGGCCGCAATGGCTATACCATCCAGTACGCCTTTTTCTATGTGCTGGTGCTGGTGCCCGGCCACGTGTATGAAGTGATGCCGATCGCCGCCCTGATCGGCACCATCTACACGATGGCGCAGTTTGCCGCCAGCTCGGAATTTACCATCATGCGCGCGTCGAGCATGTCGACCGCGATGGCGGCCGGCTTCCTGCTGCGCATCGGCGTGGTGTTCGTGGTGATCACCTTTTTGTTCGGCGAATTCGTCACGCCCTATACCGAGCCGCTGGCCGAGCGCCTGAAACTGACTTCGCGCGGCACTTCCGTGTCGAGCGAGTTCCGCTCGGGCCTGTGGACCAAGGACATGATCAAGAGCGACGGCTTGACGGGCACCGTCACCGGTTCGCGCTTCTTCAACGTCGGCGAAGCGCGTCCCGACGGCCAGCTGAAAAACGTCAAGCTGTACGAATTCGACACCACCATGCGCCTGCGCACCATGACGGTGGCCGCCAGCGCGATTTACCAGGGCAACAACGTCTGGCGTTTGTCCGACGTGACGGAAACGGCGTTCTCGAACAGTGCCGCCACCACGCCCGGCTACGAGCCGAAGCTGCAGAACTACTATGGCCAGGAAACCAGCCTGGTGCGCACCGTGAAAAGCGCCACCAAGGACATGGTGTCGGAAGTGACGCCGAAGATCCTGACGGTGTCGGCCTCGGACCCCGAGCGCATGTCGGCCAGCGAACTGGCGGTGTACACGCGCCACCTGGCCGAGAACAAGCAGGAGACCGAGCGTTTCCGCATCGCCTTCTGGAAAAAGCTGATCGACCCGCTGGCCATTTTCGTGCTGATGGCGCTGGCGCTGCCGTTCGCCTACATGCATACGCGCAGCGGCGGCGTCAGCCTGAAGATTTTCATCGGCATCATGATCGGCGTGAGCTTCATGCTGGTCAATACCCTGTTCTCGCACCTGGGCCTGCTCAGTACCTGGCCGGCCCTGCTGACGGCGGCCGCACCGAGCGTGCTGTATCTGTTTGCGGCCTTGATCATGCTGTGGTGGGTGGAGCGGCACTGA
- a CDS encoding nitrite/sulfite reductase: MYHYDQYDHLIVKERIAQYRDQVARRLANELTEEEFIPLRLQNGLYMQRHAYMLRIAVPYGLLSSKQMRMFAHIARKYDRGYGHFTTRQNIQFNWVELEQTPDILTDLASVEMHAIQTSGNCIRNTTSDPYAGVAADEIIDPRPYAEVLRQWSTFHPEFIALPRKFKVAINGAEQDRAAIAVHDIGLTAVRNEAGEVGFKVMAGGGMGRTPILGSVVREFLPWQHLLTYTQAIMRVYNLHGRRDNKYKARIKILLKAIGVEEFTRQVEAEWVDLKDGAETLTTEEMQRVADFFNPPAYLELTDVDYAGEHADNKAYANWILRNVKPHQRPGYVAVVLSLKKTGVPPGDATAEQIDFVADLADRYSFGELRVTHEQNLVLADVEQSKLFKLWQEAKAHGLATPNIGLLTDMICCPGGDFCSLANAKSLPIAAAIAERFDNIDFQHDIGEIELNISGCINACGHHHVGSIGVLGVDKDGSEWYQVSIGGAQGNNAAIGKIIGPSFSALQMPEVIARLLHVYVRERHEGERFVDTAQRLGLPPFKEHVYATPITVGNLVGEDEYV, encoded by the coding sequence ATGTACCACTACGATCAGTACGACCATCTTATCGTCAAAGAACGCATTGCGCAGTACCGCGACCAGGTTGCGCGCCGGCTCGCCAATGAATTGACGGAAGAAGAATTCATTCCGCTGCGCCTGCAAAACGGCCTGTACATGCAGCGCCACGCCTACATGCTGCGCATCGCCGTGCCGTACGGCCTGCTGTCGTCGAAGCAGATGCGCATGTTTGCCCATATCGCGCGCAAGTACGACCGCGGCTATGGCCACTTCACCACGCGCCAGAACATCCAGTTCAACTGGGTCGAACTGGAACAGACGCCCGATATCCTGACCGACCTGGCCTCGGTGGAGATGCACGCGATCCAGACTTCCGGTAACTGTATCCGGAATACAACGTCGGACCCGTACGCCGGCGTGGCCGCCGATGAAATCATCGATCCGCGCCCGTATGCGGAAGTGTTGCGCCAGTGGAGCACTTTCCACCCCGAGTTCATCGCCCTGCCGCGCAAGTTCAAGGTCGCCATCAATGGCGCCGAACAGGACCGCGCCGCGATCGCCGTGCACGATATCGGCCTGACGGCCGTGCGCAACGAAGCGGGCGAAGTGGGCTTCAAGGTGATGGCCGGTGGCGGCATGGGCCGCACGCCGATCCTGGGCAGCGTGGTGCGCGAATTCCTGCCATGGCAACATCTGCTGACCTACACGCAAGCCATCATGCGCGTGTACAACCTGCACGGCCGCCGCGACAACAAGTACAAGGCGCGCATCAAGATTTTATTGAAAGCCATCGGCGTGGAAGAATTCACGCGCCAGGTGGAAGCGGAATGGGTCGACCTGAAGGACGGCGCGGAAACCCTGACGACCGAGGAAATGCAGCGCGTGGCGGACTTCTTCAATCCGCCGGCCTACCTGGAACTGACGGACGTCGATTACGCCGGCGAACACGCGGACAACAAGGCCTATGCCAACTGGATCCTGCGCAACGTCAAACCGCACCAGCGCCCAGGCTATGTGGCGGTGGTGCTGTCGCTGAAGAAAACTGGCGTGCCGCCGGGCGACGCGACGGCCGAGCAGATCGATTTCGTGGCCGATCTGGCCGACCGCTACAGCTTTGGCGAACTGCGCGTCACGCACGAGCAGAACCTGGTGCTGGCCGACGTCGAGCAGTCGAAACTGTTCAAACTGTGGCAGGAAGCCAAGGCGCATGGCCTGGCCACGCCGAATATCGGCTTGCTGACCGACATGATCTGCTGCCCTGGCGGCGATTTCTGCTCGCTGGCCAATGCGAAATCGCTGCCGATCGCGGCCGCGATTGCCGAGCGGTTCGACAATATCGACTTCCAGCACGATATCGGCGAAATTGAACTCAATATTTCCGGCTGCATCAACGCCTGCGGCCACCATCATGTGGGCAGCATCGGCGTGCTCGGTGTCGACAAGGATGGCAGCGAATGGTATCAGGTGTCGATCGGCGGCGCGCAAGGCAACAACGCCGCCATCGGCAAGATCATCGGACCATCGTTCTCCGCCTTGCAGATGCCGGAAGTTATCGCCCGCCTGCTGCATGTGTATGTACGCGAACGCCATGAAGGCGAACGCTTTGTCGACACGGCACAGCGCCTGGGCCTGCCGCCCTTCAAGGAACATGTGTATGCAACGCCGATCACCGTCGGCAACCTGGTCGGAGAAGACGAATATGTTTGA
- a CDS encoding phosphoadenylyl-sulfate reductase encodes MSDLSTLIDATQQTLTRIAADFSPAVFASSLAAEDMVLTDMILKAKLPIGIFSLETGRLHQETLAVLGKVKDRYEHDITLYRPQPEAVAQYVEQNGLNAFYNSVEMRRECCRIRKVEPLGRALAGNKAWVTGQRRAQSTTRAELHVQEEDAAHAMTKFNPLADWSEEDVWAYIRANDVPYNALHDQGYPSIGCEPCTRAVQPGEDVRAGRWWWENPDSKECGLHMVDGKLIRIKSVAA; translated from the coding sequence ATGAGCGACCTCTCTACTTTAATTGACGCCACCCAGCAAACGCTGACACGCATCGCCGCGGATTTTTCGCCGGCCGTGTTCGCCTCTAGCCTGGCAGCCGAAGACATGGTGCTGACCGACATGATCCTCAAAGCGAAGCTGCCGATCGGCATCTTTTCGCTGGAAACGGGCCGGTTGCACCAGGAAACCCTGGCCGTGCTCGGCAAGGTCAAGGACCGTTACGAGCATGACATCACGCTGTACCGTCCGCAGCCGGAAGCCGTGGCGCAGTATGTGGAACAGAACGGCCTGAACGCCTTCTACAACAGCGTCGAGATGCGCCGCGAATGCTGCCGTATCCGCAAGGTCGAGCCCTTGGGCCGCGCCCTGGCCGGCAACAAGGCCTGGGTCACGGGACAGCGCCGTGCACAATCGACCACGCGCGCCGAACTGCATGTGCAGGAAGAGGACGCGGCGCACGCGATGACCAAATTCAACCCGCTGGCCGACTGGTCGGAAGAGGATGTATGGGCGTATATCCGCGCCAACGACGTGCCCTACAATGCGCTGCACGACCAGGGCTATCCGTCGATCGGCTGCGAACCGTGCACCCGCGCGGTCCAGCCCGGCGAAGACGTGCGGGCCGGCCGCTGGTGGTGGGAAAACCCCGATTCCAAGGAATGCGGCCTGCACATGGTGGACGGCAAGTTGATCCGCATTAAATCCGTGGCCGCCTGA